A genomic window from Lotus japonicus ecotype B-129 chromosome 1, LjGifu_v1.2 includes:
- the LOC130719755 gene encoding glycine-rich cell wall structural protein-like: MKMKPFIFLCSLFAAALISLVLADKLSEDEIRAARVIHASLLGCDRKQEISANGEKLNMEAYHTNCKGSIGGGSGGYGGGSSGGGESGGAGGGGGSSGGGSEGGGYGGGGSSSGGGGGGGGAGEGGASGGSGGGGYGGSGGGSSGGGGSGGGAGGSGGSSGGGSGGGDYGGGGSGSGSSGGGGSGGGGGSAGGGGGSGGGGSGGGGHGGSGGAGGGSEGGGSEGGGGGYGGGSGGSGGGGSEGGGSSGGGGGSAGGGGEGGGSSGGGGGGGGSGGVGYGGGGSGGSAGGGGESGGGSGGASGGESGGSGGSGGGGYGGGSGGIGGSGGGSVGGSCGGGSEGGSGGSGGEGGGSGGGGYGSGGSAGGSGGSGGGGGGGGGGSGGGGYGGNGNHKVSGRHHRHHGHKGHSGKGEGGGY; the protein is encoded by the exons ATGAAAATGAAGCCCTTTATATTCTTGTGTTCTCTTTTTGCTGCGGCTCTCATCTCTTTAGTCTTGGCTGACAAACTATCTGAAGATGAGATAAGAG CTGCTCGTGTAATTCATGCAAGCCTCTTGGGGTGTGATCGCAAGCAAGAAATTT CTGCAAATGGTGAGAAGTTGAACATGGAAGCTTATCATACAAACTGCAAAGGAAGTATAGGAGGCGGCAGCGGCGGATATGGTGGTGGTAGTTCGGGCGGTGGAGAAAGCGGTGGCGCTGGTGGTGGCGGAGGAAGTAGTGGCGGTGGAAGTGAAGGAGGGGGTTATGGTGGCGGTGGTAGTTCgagcggtggtggcggtggtggcggtggtgctgGTGAAGGCGGAGCCAGTGGTGGAAGTGGAGGAGGGGGTTATGGTGGATCTGGTGGTGGTagttcgggtggtggaggaagCGGTGGTGGTGCTGGTGGAAGTGGAGGCAGTAGTGGTGGTGGAAGTGGAGGAGgggattatggtggtggtggatctGGTAGTGGTagttcgggtggtggaggaagcggtggtggtggtggttctgcTGGTGGAGGCggaggcagtggtggtggtggaagtggaGGAGGGGGTCATGGTGGTAGTGGAGGAGCTGGTGGTGGAAGCGAAGGAGGTGGCAGTGAAGGTGGTGGAGGAGGTTATGGCGGTGGGAGTGGAGGAAGTGGGGGAGGTGGTAGTGAGGGTGGAGGGAgcagtggaggtggtggtggaagtgcaggaggtggtggtgaaggtGGAGGAAGcagtggaggcggtggtggaggcggAGGAAGTGGTGGAGTgggttatggtggtggtggaagcggAGGAAGTGCTGGTGGTGGAGGTGAAAGTGGTGGCGGAAGCGGAGGTGCAAGTGGTGGTGAAAGTGGAGGGAGTGGGGGAAGTGGTGGAGGCGGCTATGGTGGTGGAAGCGGAGGAATCGGGGGAAGTGGTGGAGGAAGCGTAGGTGGAAGTTGTGGTGGTGGAAGCGAAGGCGGAAGTGGTGGAAGtggtggtgaaggtggtggAAGTGGAGGGGGAGGTTACGGCAGTGGTGGAAGCGCCGGAGGAAGTGGTGGAAGTGGTGGAGGCGGAGGCGGAGGCGGAGGAGGAAGTGGCGGGGGAGGATATGGGGGAAATGGTAATCATAAAGTATCTGGCCGCCATCATCGCCACCATGGCCATAAAGGACATAGTGGAAAAGGAGAAGGGGGAGGATATTGA
- the LOC130719679 gene encoding protein MAINTENANCE OF MERISTEMS-like encodes MLQDLGRVSEYAWGAIALATLYDQLDRASRRGTAQMGGFSSLLLGWAYEYLSDRVIIRRADPDYSQDQPRARRWVTSRVGHAGLDERRVMLDELTVDDIIWTPFEDHRAHRPRDQRAMYSGYIRTPFGRVVRRHLPERVLRQFGYIQDVPRHPSEIQTTGSLAETADAAYAEFAPHLRPQGIPATYPGEAVEDYMRWYSAVSHRFIIPDDRREEFSAVTVMRRAVDLLELSLEVPDAPAVGTHSRSLTERALDLIRSSAFIDSYNERQDK; translated from the exons ATGTTGCAGGATCTCGGTCGAGTGtccgagtacgcgtggggcgcgattgcgctcgctacgttgtacgaccagcttgatcgagcgtccaggagggggacggcccaaatgggaggtttcagctcactcctgctaggatgggcctacgagtacctttctgaccgcgtcattatccggagggcggatccggactactcgcaggaccagcctagggcgcgacGGTGGGTTACgtcccgggtcgggcatgcaggcctcgatgagaggcgagtcatgctcgatgagctgacggtggatgacattatatggaccccatttgaggaccatcgggctcatcgaccacgggatcagagggccatgtattctggctacatccggacgccatttggccgtgttgttcgacgacatttaccagagagggttctgcgccagtttggctacatacaggatgtccctcgacacccctctgagatccagacgactgggtcccttgctgagaccgcagatgctgcctatgctgagtttgcgccgcacctccgccctcaggggatccctgctacatatccgggagaggctgtggaggattacatgaggtggtacagcgctgtgtcccatcggttcatcatccctgatgataggagggaggagttcagtgcggtg actgttatgcgtcgggccgtggacttgttggagcTGTCACTCGAGGTGCCAGATGCTCCTGCAGTGGGCACGCATTcccgatccctcactgagagggcactggatcttattagatctaGTGCCTTCATCG ACTCTTATAATGAAAGGCAGgataagtaa
- the LOC130719540 gene encoding glycine-rich protein 5-like: MSSITKIQARGDHVHSPNHKISVDCDYDYFGIPGWGFGGGMPREGGMPGGGMGGMPGGGGMPGGGMHGGGEMSGMGGTPGGGGAPGGGMGGMPGGGGTPGGGMGGMPGSGAPVVGGAPGGGEAPGGGLGGAPGGGAPCGGMGGTPSGGGAPGGGIGGTPGGGMSGGGAPSVGETTGGDMGTLGGGAPGGGRGGTLGGGGAPGGGMGGTPGGGASGGVMGGTPSGDEAPGGSMGGMPSGGAGGTLGGGMPGGRMSGMP; encoded by the coding sequence ATGTCAAGCATTACAAAAATACAAGCCCGGGGTGATCATGTTCATTCTCCAAATCACAAGATCAGTGTTGACTGCGATTATGATTATTTCGGGATACCCGGCTGGGGATTTGGTGGCGGTATGCCTAGAGAAGGTGGTATGCCGGGTGGTGGCATGGGTGGAATGCCTGGTGGCGGTGGGATGCCCGGTGGTGGCATGCATGGTGGCGGTGAGATGTCGGGTATGGGTGGCACACCTGGTGGCGGTGGGGCGCCAGGTGGCGGCATGGGTGGCATGCCTGGTGGTGGTGGGACACCAGGTGGTGGCATGGGTGGTATGCCTGGTAGTGGGGCTCCAGTTGTCGGTGGGGCACCAGGTGGCGGTGAGGCACCGGGTGGGGGCTTGGGTGGTGCGCCTGGTGGTGGGGCTCCATGTGGCGGCATGGGTGGCACGCCAAGTGGCGGTGGGGCACCTGGTGGGGGTATTGGTGGTACGCCTGGTGGTGGTATGTCTGGTGGTGGGGCTCCAAGTGTTGGTGAGACAACAGGTGGCGACATGGGTACGCTTGGTGGTGGGGCTCCAGGTGGCGGCAGGGGTGGCACACTAGGCGGCGGTGGGGCACCTGGTGGGGGCATGGGTGGTACGCCTGGTGGTGGGGCTTCAGGTGGCGTCATGGGTGGCACGCCAAGCGGCGATGAGGCACCAGGTGGCAGCATGGGTGGCATGCCAAGTGGCGGCGCAGGTGGCACACTTGGTGGTGGAATGCCAGGTGGCAGAATGAGTGGCATGCCTTGA